The following coding sequences are from one Lipingzhangella halophila window:
- a CDS encoding GntR family transcriptional regulator, translated as MVRAVDRVYALVREGILDGRYAPGVHLGETELAESIGASRTPVREALRRLEMEGLVEVLPHRGARVVEWAAEDLDEIYNLRMLLEGFAVARAATRITSKDLDRMEELCGLMEEAAAPGPRQDLDRVTELNAEFHGLARSAAASKRLVTMLNSVVQLPLVVRTFHRYSPEDLMRSGAHHRELVAALRAGDAMWAESVMRSHVLAAKTVLLRSFCG; from the coding sequence GTGGTACGCGCCGTGGACCGCGTCTACGCGCTGGTGCGCGAAGGCATCCTGGACGGCCGTTACGCGCCGGGTGTCCACCTCGGCGAGACCGAGCTCGCCGAGAGCATCGGGGCCAGCCGGACGCCGGTGCGCGAGGCGCTGCGCCGCCTGGAGATGGAGGGCCTGGTAGAGGTCCTGCCGCACCGGGGCGCGCGCGTGGTCGAGTGGGCCGCGGAGGACCTCGATGAGATCTACAACCTGCGCATGCTGCTCGAAGGGTTCGCCGTGGCGCGTGCCGCAACCCGGATCACCTCCAAGGACCTGGACCGCATGGAGGAGCTGTGCGGCCTCATGGAGGAGGCCGCCGCCCCCGGCCCGCGCCAGGATCTCGACCGTGTCACCGAGCTGAACGCCGAGTTCCACGGCCTGGCGCGTTCGGCCGCGGCGAGCAAGCGGCTCGTCACCATGCTCAACTCGGTCGTGCAACTTCCGCTCGTCGTGCGCACGTTCCACCGCTACAGCCCTGAGGACCTCATGCGCAGCGGGGCACACCACCGCGAGCTGGTCGCCGCGTTGCGGGCCGGCGACGCCATGTGGGCCGAGTCCGTGATGCGCTCGCACGTACTCGCCGCCAAGACGGTCCTGCTGCGGAGCTTCTGCGGCTGA